Proteins from a genomic interval of Desertifilum tharense IPPAS B-1220:
- a CDS encoding sensor histidine kinase, whose translation MHQQQLPFALDFPSEFQREYVAFVQQVRNVQALMTEVERFVLEHNKPELARFLQRYLPIPQLYLEQVQSQLGETDISALGGVERAAAQQALLALNSSTIVGELEQFSIDLRNWAEQAFEDEDAAHHHLDEAIQLRWQIIAHSIFYTIILGIIISLYTSRAIATPIQNLTHVARRVTQESNFELQAEVKTQDEVGVLAVSLNQLIQRVNALLKEQKAEQATRLLENEKMSSLGQMLAGVAHEINNPVNFIYGNLIHADEYIRDLLEILELYQEKVPDPPSEIRDRTEELEIEFLIEDLPNLVNSMQVGADRVRQIVLSLKNFSRLDDTEPHPVNVQECIESTLLILNNRIKKGIQIACQYGNTPPIPGYTGLLYQVFMNIISNAIDALLELPESRDKQIKITTECQQPEWLVIRIADNGMGISPENQAKIYDAFFTTKPRGVGTGLGLAISYQIIVEKHNGKLTCDSQVDEGTEFTIFLPLHPTAENVSPATPANYSTC comes from the coding sequence GATGACAGAAGTCGAGCGTTTTGTTCTGGAGCATAACAAACCGGAACTTGCGAGGTTTCTTCAACGATATTTACCCATACCGCAACTTTATTTAGAACAGGTTCAATCCCAACTAGGGGAAACAGACATTTCTGCACTGGGAGGCGTTGAAAGAGCAGCGGCTCAACAAGCTTTATTGGCGCTGAATAGTAGCACTATTGTTGGAGAGTTAGAGCAATTTTCAATCGATTTGCGTAATTGGGCGGAACAAGCTTTTGAGGATGAGGATGCAGCGCATCATCATTTAGATGAAGCGATTCAATTACGCTGGCAAATTATAGCCCATAGTATCTTTTATACCATTATTTTGGGGATTATTATTTCCCTGTATACGAGCAGAGCGATCGCAACGCCAATTCAAAATCTAACTCACGTCGCGCGGCGGGTGACTCAGGAGTCGAATTTTGAACTCCAAGCTGAGGTAAAAACGCAGGATGAAGTGGGGGTTTTGGCGGTTTCGTTGAATCAGTTAATTCAGCGCGTCAATGCTTTATTAAAGGAGCAAAAAGCCGAACAAGCAACGCGCCTTTTAGAAAATGAGAAGATGTCTAGTTTAGGGCAAATGCTAGCGGGAGTCGCCCATGAAATTAATAATCCGGTGAACTTTATTTACGGTAACTTAATTCATGCCGATGAGTATATTAGAGACTTATTAGAGATTTTAGAACTTTACCAAGAGAAGGTTCCCGATCCGCCTTCAGAAATTCGCGATCGCACTGAGGAGTTAGAAATTGAATTCTTAATTGAAGATTTGCCTAATTTAGTCAATTCTATGCAAGTAGGAGCCGATCGCGTTCGGCAAATTGTCCTCAGTCTCAAGAATTTTTCCCGTCTAGATGATACTGAACCCCATCCAGTAAACGTCCAGGAATGTATAGAAAGCACGTTGCTGATTTTGAATAACCGAATTAAAAAAGGCATTCAAATTGCTTGTCAGTATGGTAATACTCCCCCCATTCCAGGCTATACGGGCTTGCTCTATCAAGTTTTTATGAATATTATTAGTAATGCCATTGATGCTTTACTAGAACTTCCGGAATCGCGGGATAAACAAATCAAAATCACCACAGAATGCCAGCAACCCGAATGGTTAGTTATCCGAATTGCTGATAATGGTATGGGTATTTCTCCGGAAAATCAAGCCAAAATTTATGATGCATTTTTTACCACAAAACCTAGAGGTGTGGGAACGGGTTTGGGGTTAGCCATTAGCTATCAAATTATTGTTGAAAAACACAATGGTAAGCTGACTTGTGACTCTCAAGTGGATGAAGGAACAGAATTTACCATTTTTCTGCCATTGCATCCGACGGCTGAAAATGTTTCTCCCGCAACTCCAGCAAACTATTCAACCTGTTAA